From Phycisphaerae bacterium:
TGGCGGGACAGTAGAATATGCGAAGGTCGTTGACATACTCAGGATAGACAATGGGAATTACGACGTTCGCGTCCCACGGATAGTACCACCAGTTGGTGTTAAGCCGCCAGGGAAGTCTCGGAAACCGGTCATGGTTCTCCTGCTGGGCGTACGCAACAAACGCCATGCCCTGCTGACGCATCTGATTGGCGCAGGTCAGCCGAATGCTCGCCTGGCGAACCTGGTTCAGCGCCGGCAGCAGGATCGCCACCAGCACGGAAATGATCGCGACCACCACCAGCAGCTCGATCAACGTGAACGATTTCGGATTTCCAATTCCGGATTTCGAGTTTGGGGAAACCGTACGTCCGTTCATATTCGTCCTCTTCTTCAATCAGCAATCAACAATCGGCAATCAGCAATTCCTTCACCGCTTTGCGAACTCCACCACAACCAGCGCCACCGCGTACCGCTCCAGATCGACCGCCGGCAGCGCCAGATCGTCGCCGTCGATCGTGATCGTTGTCCTGCTAAGCGGCTTCAGATCGCCCGACGCATCCGCGGTCCCCGCGTCTTCGACGTAAATCGTCACCTGGCATTCGCCCTTACGGCCCGGGTTCTTCAGAACAATCTGCTGCCGGATCGGACCAGCCGACTCGCGCAGCTCGTAGCGGCTCGCCATCACGGCGATCCGATCCTCATCCCGCCCAGCCAGCATCACCATGCCCGACGGCATGTCGCAGACCGACAGACGCTGGCTCGGCAGGCTCGCGAACATCTTCACCACCCGCCCCGCCGGCCGCAGCCCGAACTGCCCGTCCAACATCGCCCGGCCCATCCCCTTATAGTCCTCAAGCCGGAAGAAACCCGCCCCGAGCACCGGACTCTCCTGCAGCCAGAAGTACGCGCTGCCGACAAACGCCGCCTGTTGGACGGGCGTGCCGATGGGGTGCTCAGCGTTCAGGTTCCACTCGGTCAGGAAAATCGGCGGCGTCTTCTCGAAATAGCTCCGATACAACGCCTCGATCTGCCGCGAGAGATGATAGTACAGGTCCGGACGCTCCGGCCCGTCGCCCGGCCACCACTCAGCGTACCAGTGGACCGTCACCAGGTCGATCGGCACGCCGTTTTGTTTGCCGAACTCGAAGAACGCCTTGAATTCCTCGGGATAGTCCATGTTGTCGCCGAACCCGCCCACCAGCGCCGTCGGGTCGGCCTCCTTGATCGCCCGCGCCGTCACCTCGTAAAGCCGCCAGAAACGCTCCCTGCCCTGATGCCAAGCCGAAAAGAAATACCCGCCCGACGGCTCGTTCCAGACTTCCCAATACTTGATGCCATACTTCCGCTCGTGGTTGACGTGCCGGACGATCTCGGCCACGTACTCCGCCCACTTCTGATAGTCCGCCGGCTCCGCGTAGTACCACTCGCCCGACGACTCGCGGCTCAGCCACTTGGGCGTGTACATGATGTCGGCAATGATCTCCGCTCCGGTCGACTGGATGTTCTCGATCTCACGATCCAGACGCGTCCAGTCGTACCGCCCGGTGTTCGGATCGTACAAATCGTACGCCCCGGTGACGCCCTCGAGCCGGACGAAGCGGATTCCAACGTCCCTGGCCGCCGCCACCGCCTCCGGTTTCTGATAGCTCAGCGCGTTGCCGCCCAGCGACGCCCCGGCCAGCATCGGCTTGATACAGCCGATCGGCTGATCGCAGAACACGCGGGTCTGATGCGTCGCGGGTTGAGTCTCCGCCGACGCGCCCGTCGACAGCAGCAACAGAAGCGAAAAGAGCGTTACGTTCATGTGCGATGTTCCGGGTGATTCAAATTCCACTGACCCAACGTTTGAGCCAGACGTTCATCGGCACGTCCGCGGGCCGGGCCTGCACCAGCTCAGCGTACGTGTAGTACTGCGCGTGGCCGTCGGCGTGGACCGCGTTCAGCCCGTCGTTGTGCCGGAACAGCCAGGTCTCGCGATACAACGAGGGATAGAAACCGTAGTTCTCGCACCACGGCTGGCCGGGCAGACGCGCCGATCCGTTGCGGTCGCCGTCGAGCCAGAGCCACGTCTCCGACGGCCGAACGATATGGTCCAGCACGCCCTTGACGTTCGTCTCCGGCGCATCGCCCCACCACACCGAGATGTGCCAGTTCGGATCCGGATGCGCGCTCGCCGGTGTCACCACGCCCGAGTTGACGTTGTACGACCCGCTGCCCTGCGTCTCGCCCGACGAGGGACAGCGAAAGACGTGGATGTACCGCCCGTCGCCGTCCCGATTCCAATGCAGCGGCTCGCCGAGATCGTTCCTCCACCCCACCGCCGCCGTCAGTTGGTCTCTCGCCCACGACGATACGTCGCCCCAAAACGAATCCGCCAGCGAAACGCTGAACGTCCCGTTGAACTGATCGCCGTACATCGCCACCGCCACGCCAAGCTGCTTGACGTTATTCGCGCACTGCACCCGACGCGCCACCTCGCGGGCGCTGGCCAGAGCCGGCAGCAAAATC
This genomic window contains:
- a CDS encoding type II secretion system protein; the encoded protein is MNGRTVSPNSKSGIGNPKSFTLIELLVVVAIISVLVAILLPALNQVRQASIRLTCANQMRQQGMAFVAYAQQENHDRFPRLPWRLNTNWWYYPWDANVVIPIVYPEYVNDLRIFYCPANQRIIPAHYPHLWTYLINSDGRITFAVEDEAGNYSGYGAHQLLWDAAYPTWGDGSFSNHSDGAHSMYHDLHVVWYFRGQAGFPGGPAE
- a CDS encoding cellulase family glycosylhydrolase gives rise to the protein MNVTLFSLLLLLSTGASAETQPATHQTRVFCDQPIGCIKPMLAGASLGGNALSYQKPEAVAAARDVGIRFVRLEGVTGAYDLYDPNTGRYDWTRLDREIENIQSTGAEIIADIMYTPKWLSRESSGEWYYAEPADYQKWAEYVAEIVRHVNHERKYGIKYWEVWNEPSGGYFFSAWHQGRERFWRLYEVTARAIKEADPTALVGGFGDNMDYPEEFKAFFEFGKQNGVPIDLVTVHWYAEWWPGDGPERPDLYYHLSRQIEALYRSYFEKTPPIFLTEWNLNAEHPIGTPVQQAAFVGSAYFWLQESPVLGAGFFRLEDYKGMGRAMLDGQFGLRPAGRVVKMFASLPSQRLSVCDMPSGMVMLAGRDEDRIAVMASRYELRESAGPIRQQIVLKNPGRKGECQVTIYVEDAGTADASGDLKPLSRTTITIDGDDLALPAVDLERYAVALVVVEFAKR
- a CDS encoding DUF1559 domain-containing protein — its product is MSIGGQTVLSAKSKFEIRHSKSFTLIELLVVVAIIAVLVAILLPALASAREVARRVQCANNVKQLGVAVAMYGDQFNGTFSVSLADSFWGDVSSWARDQLTAAVGWRNDLGEPLHWNRDGDGRYIHVFRCPSSGETQGSGSYNVNSGVVTPASAHPDPNWHISVWWGDAPETNVKGVLDHIVRPSETWLWLDGDRNGSARLPGQPWCENYGFYPSLYRETWLFRHNDGLNAVHADGHAQYYTYAELVQARPADVPMNVWLKRWVSGI